From a region of the Vanrija pseudolonga chromosome 2, complete sequence genome:
- the CDC25_0 gene encoding Cell division control protein 25 produces MADARHSSSIISAQSALEGLGIVDLNDPGPSSHAAGNGYRPVDYSSSSAAANNNNNNTHRAMSQSHLPAARIDLLLPDSSGAVRVPEGQRYAVRAVYDFEATDESALSFNASDIIEVLTMLSSGWWDGMLGEARGWFPSNYVENIDDLDSDDFDGVDEPYEPYDDVVDDYDDQYDVEIAADGRAIARNGSAADVLGLEESLGHGWGDSWGGDTSATSLDNLAFELMEGRSDGRQHSARGQLRADRASKRHTVTAADYEEIDDPDLTLRPAHHSRGQPQAQISAAHYSHGNDVWVPRATPQGNIFYVNIHTGEEQWGLPGDGDEDADGFARLAEMDHLSEHSVEQRDLDGHRYYGGGQGQSRNYQHQRSASSFDRSYYQPPQPHHIQERARRPASTSSTVSRASRPPSSSMAPDDVFGIHPSRAGVTVPYPWSVGLSDDGRNYYYYNQQTGETRRDPPPSSTTVDGVLQDPPPRRASVGATMRSDARRSITTRRRAQTDWEDRIRSAVAPLYDEPERLTMAQLTEQVTDAINSLYSAAVAGSAAEEEVALARDIQSGSGMAVAVLNDDAAVRQLKDGQARLTTAIRHLMTAFGYVGPILPPPGGIDSTVSEPMPRPPWVDSLNLMGVMGLLSMSISNTISGPRASDVGTSSWNAVMRAITKLRDLIDDLPNVVLAHVPAAERENQPAKHLVAWFGAESLGDFMSGRFGFGPALDTVLRPLDQAAVVEIQKLKAEVDAVVRAANTSADGGVLEIIRASARFRDAIAHIDVAVAIDLDGDASEENGSETLREEEIRLYADLVVQARHGIRDLDDAAIALDTTSADIYLRSDTPGSPASLEALTKAVTTVFRALSALLVVSQQQTAAIEQGVVRGAMGQRSPGGAIRRAAASAHGRTYSVASFESHRSHRSHDLQRLAGDTHTRSKSMASSESSATQPTGPEKEVLEREEIQNRHRSIESSHQPSSRRHSQSTIASQTSVAAKKATDASSSQTSLPYQQESEAGSVRANNRASILKAVPSFLRNRSSSDAPEEPRTNRNRSGSKKLAKLLGDDTFSRTQGASVPAVPSTPVSPAAPPPPMAMMGKSEPWYLATAYPPGEIVEDDNHVLKAGTIQVLVERLTAHTAADTNFFKAFMLTYRSFVTTEELIDLLIERFDIQPPPGLNEEELMQWTVRKQTPIRLRVVNTLKTWLDQHFVEGQDEELLAKVEAFAQARTVGAKEMLVRQLDTLIGRSRKRLDLNAARQTGKGMAAPPAPMPIKSQPGRPVTFLDYSALEIARQLTIMESGYYQRIKPIECMHKAWQAENNTELAPNLMHTITATNRLSRWTSLLILRSRNVRERSLVLRHLIAIATELRQLNNFAGMAGVFSGLSGSGITRLKKTWELVPDKSMREFNAIEDTMDRTKNFQKYKEMLKTINPPCVPFFGFYLSALVFIEEGNKDFVVAQTPNNSSIAMTPSTSTSSIPRAPSMAGTTRSAATTATSATNGPRQSNESGGPLLINFFKRQLTADVLRDIQQYQSQPYNLVVYQPVLDFIEEGMTDAERDDSDFYDLSLLLEPKDPDAHARALQSSA; encoded by the exons atggccgacgcACGCCATTCTTCCTCGATCATATCGGCCCAGTCGGCACTCGAGGGCCTCGGAATAGTTGATCTCAACGACCCAGGCCCATCTAGCCATGCCGCAGGCAACGGGTATCGCCCTGTCGACTactccagcagcagcgcagctgccaacaataacaacaacaacacgcaTCGCGCAATGTCTCAATCCCACTTACCAGCAGCAAGaatcgacctcctcctccctgaCAGCTCTGGTGCAGTCCGCGTCCCAGAAGGCCAACGCTatgccgtccgcgccgtctACGACTTTGAGGCCAccgacgagtcggcgctgAGCTTCAATGCCAGCGACATCATCGAGGTCCTCACCATGCTCTCGAGCGGCTGGTGGGACGGCATGCTCGGCGAGGCCCGCGGCTGGTTCCCCAGCAACTATGTCGAGAACattgacgacctcgactcagacgactttgacggcgtcgatgaGCCCTACGAGCCATacgacgacgttgtcgacgactacgacgaccAGTACGACGTGGAGATTGCCGCTGATGGCAGGGCAATCGCACGCAACGGATCGGCAGCAgatgtcctcggcctcgaggagagCCTAGGTCACGGCTGGGGTGACAGCTGGGGAGGTGACACGtcggccacctcgctcgacaatctcgccTTTGAACTCATGGAAGGTCGTAGTGACGGCCGACAACACTCTGCAcgcggccagctgcgcgcggaCCGTGCGTCCAAGCGTCACACTGTGACGGCTGCTGACTACGAAGAAATCGACGATCCAGACCTGACCCTCAGGCCTGCCCATCACTCGCGTGGTCAGCCACAGGCGCAAATCTCGGCTGCTCACTACTCGCACGGAAACGATGTCTGGGTCCCAAGGGCGACCCCGCAAGGAAAT ATCTTCTACGTCAACATCCACACCGGCGAGGAGCAATGGGGCCTCCCAggagatggcgacgaggatgccgacggTTTTGCGCGACTGGCAGAAATGGATCACTTGAGCGAACACAGTGTCGAACAACGCGATCTCGATGGCCATCGCTATTATGGTGGCGGCCAAGGACAAAGCAGGAACTACCAGCACCAAcgcagcgcctcgtcctttGATCGTTCGTACTaccaaccaccacaaccGCATCACATCCaagagcgcgcgcgtcgccccGCATCCACGTCGTCAACAGTGTCTCGCGCGTCGCGACCGCCCTCGTCTTCAATGGCCCCAGACGACGTGTTCGGCATCCACCCAAGCCGCGCAGGAGTGACCGTTCCTTACCCATGGTCGGTCGGCCTCAGTGATGACGGCCGCaactactactactacaaCCAGCAGACTGGCGAGACGCGCCGCGACCCCCCGCCCTCATCCACGACAGTAGACGGCGTCCTCCAGGATCCACCCCCCCGTCGCGCGAGCGTTGGAGCCACAATGCGATCTGATGCTCGGAGGTCTATCAcaacgcgtcgacgcgcacagACCGACTGGGAGGACAGGATACGCTCTGCCGTTGCTCCGCTCTACGACGAGCCAGAACGCTTGACCATGGCTCAGCTCACAGAGCAGGTCACCGACGCCATCAACTCTCTCTACAGCGCTGCTGTCGCAGGTTCGGCAGCGGAGGAGGAAGTCGCTCTGGCTCGCGATATCCAGTCTGGATCGGGCATGGCTGTGGCCGTGCTCAACGATGACGCTGCCGTTCGCCAACTCAAGGACGGTCAGGCGCGTCTCACCACAGCCATCCGCCATCTCATGACCGCCTTTGGCTACGTTGGCCCCATTCTTCCTCCCCCAGGAGGCATCGACTCGACCGTCAGCGAGCCCAtgcctcgcccgccttggGTTGATTCGTTGAACCTCATGGGCGTTATGGGCCTCCTATCCATGTCGATCAGCAACACCATTTCGGGCCCTCGAGCTTCAGATGTTGGCACCTCATCGTGGAATGCCGTTATGCGTGCTATCACCAAGCTCCGCGACCTCATCGACGACCTTCCCaacgtcgtgctcgcccatGTGCCCGCTGCTGAGCGCGAGAATCAGCCAGCAAAGCACCTGGTCGCCTGGTTTGGAGCCGAGTCACTTGGTGATTTCATGTCGGGACGATTTGGCTTTGGTCCTGCTTTGGATACCGTCCTCCGCCCACTCGACCAGGCCGCCGTTGTCGAGATCCAGAAGTTaaaggccgaggtcgacgccgtcgtccgcgccgccaacACGTCTGCCGACGGAGGCGTGCTTGAAATCATTCGCGCGTCGGCTCGCTTCAGAGACGCAATCGCCCACATTGACGTTGCCGTGGCCATTGACCTCGATGGCGACGCATCTGAAGAAAACGGATCCGAGACGCTTCGCGAAGAGGAGATCAGGCTCTACGCTGACCTTGTGGTGCAAGCCCGTCATGGCATTCGCGACTTGGATGACGCCGCCATCGCCTTAgacacgacctcggccgacATCTACCTGCGCTCCGACACGCCAGGTTCCCCGGCCTCGCTAGAAGCTCTCACAAAGGCAGTCACGACCGTCTTCCGTGCCCTATCGGCTCTGCTCGTGGTCTCCCAGCAGCAGACCGCGGCGATCGAACAGGGAGTCGTCCGCGGCGCCATGGGCCAGCGTTCACCCGGTGGTGCCATTCGTCGCGCGGCTGCCTCTGCTCACGGGCGCACGTACTCTGTGGCCTCCTTTGAATCCCACCGCTCGCACCGGTCACACGATCTCCAGCGATTAGCAGGAGACACGCATACACGGTCAAAGTCGATGGCGTCGTCAGAGTCGAGCGCTACTCAGCCAACTGGGCCAGAGAAGGAGGTTCTTGAACGCGAGGAGATTCAGAACCGCCACCGATCTATCGAGTCAAGCCACCAGCCTTCGTCTCGCCGCCACTCGCAGTCGACCATTGCGAGTCAGACTAGCGtggccgccaagaaggcgaCCGATGCGTCCAGCTCGCAGACGTCGCTGCCGTACCAGCAAGAGTCTGAGGCTGGCAGTGTGCGCGCGAACAACCGCGCCAGCATTCTCAAGGCCGTCCCCAGTTTCCTCCGGAATCGTTCCAGCAGCGATGCCCCAGAGGAGCCTCGCACCAACAGGAACAGATCGGGCAGCAAGAAGCTGGCCAAgctgcttggcgacgacacgTTCTCTCGAACTCAGGGGGCATCCGTGCCCGCAGTGCCCTCAACGCCTGTATCCCCTgccgcacctcctcctcccatGGCCATGATGGGCAAGTCTGAGCCCTGGTATCTCGCCACTGCCTACCCACCTGGGGAGATTGTGGAAGATGACAACCACGTCCTCAAGGCCGGCACGATCCAAGTTCTGGTTGAGCGTCTCACAGCGCACACTGCGGCCGACACAAACTTCTTCAAGGCCTTCATGCTCACATACCGTTCGTTTGTGACAACAGAAGAGCTCATCGATCTCCTAATCGAGCGGTTCGACATCCAGCCGCCTCCTGGGCTGAACGAAGAAGAGCTCATGCAGTGGACGGTCAGGAAGCAGACACCTATCCGCCTCAG AGTTGTGAATACCTTAAAAACTTGGCTCGACCAGCACTTTGTCGAAGGCCAagacgaggagctcctcgccaaggtcgaggcgtTTGCGCAGGCACGGACAGTGGGCGCGAAAGAGATGCTTGTCAGGCAGCTTGACACACTCATTGGACGAAGC CGTAAGCGCCTTGACCtgaacgccgcgcgccagacgGGCAAGGGCATGGCGGCTCCTCCTGCTCCCATGCCGATCAAGTCGCAGCCAGGCCGACCGGTGACGTTCCTCGACTATTCCGCTCTCGAGATTGCGCGCCAGCTTACAATCATGGAGTCGGGCTATTACCAGCGCATCAAGCCGATCGAGTGCATGCACAAGGCGTGGCAAGCCGAGAACAACACCGAACTGGCCCCCAACCTCATGCACACAATCACGGCAACCAACCGCCTGTCGCGCTGGACGTCGCTGCTCATTCTTCGCAGCAGGAACGTCAGGGAGCGATCATTGGTTCTTCGCCATCTTATCGCCATTGCCACCGAGCTTCGCCAGCTCAACAACTTTGCCGGCATGGCGGGCGTCTTCTCGGGTCTGTCTGGCTCTGGTATCACGCGTCTCAAGAAGACGTGGGAGCTGGTCCCCGACAAGTCTATGCGCGAGTTCAATGCGATCGAGGACACAATGGACCGGACCAAGAACTTCCAAAAGTACAAGGAGATGCTCAAGACGATCAACCCTCCTTGCGTGCCGTTCTTTGGTTTCTACCTCTCGGCGCTTGTGTTCATCGAGGAGGGCAACAAGGACTTTGTGGTCGCACAGACTCCAAACAATTCGTCCATCGCCATGACaccgtcaacctcgacgagctcgatcCCTCGTGCACCGTCAATGGCTggcacgacgcgcagcgcTGCTACCACCGCGACATCAGCAACCAACGGGCCTCGCCAGTCCAACGAGTCTGGCGGCCCGCTGCTGATCAACTTCTTCAAGCGCCAGCTCACGGCCGATGTGCTGCGCGACATTCAACAGTACCAGTCCCAGCCATACAACCTGGTCGTGTACCAGCCTGTGTTGGACTTTATCGAGGAGGGCatgaccgacgccgagcgcgacgactcggacttCTACGACCTTAGCTTGCTTCTCGAACCCAAGGATCCGGACGCACACGCTCGTGCTCTGCAGAGCAGC GCATGA
- the vma-8 gene encoding V-type proton ATPase subunit D encodes MSGTGPREAIFPTRMNLTLTKGRLKGAQTGHSLLAKKRDALTTRFRQILKKVDEAKRLMGRVLQLASFSLAEVTYTAGDIGYQVQESVRKASYTVQAKQENVSGVVLPAFEGVRSATGNDFNLTGLSRGGQQIQRSRDTYVKAVGTLVELASLQTAFTILDEVIRATNRRVNAIEHVVIPRLENTISYINSELDEMDREEFFRLKKVQGKKKRDAARAEGERATANAEVEAAGGEVHKDDGIGGGAAGGGDMLDQDKDDDVIF; translated from the exons ATGTCCGGCACCGGTCCCCGCGAGGCCATCTT CCCCACCCGTATGAACCTCACCCTCACCAAGGGTCGTCTAAAGGGTGCTCAGACCGGCcactcgctcctcgccaagaAGCGTGACGCCCTCACCACGCGTTTCCGCCAGATCCTCAagaaggtcgacgaggccaagcgtCTCATGGGCCGCGTCCTCCAGCTCGCGTCCTtctccctcgccgaggtcacgTACACTGCCGGTGACATTGGATACCAGGTTCAGGAGAGTGTCCGCAAGGCGAGCTACACGGTCCAGGCGAAGCAGGAGAACGTGTCGGGTGTGGTCCTCCCCGCGTTCGAGGGCGTGAGGAGCGCGACTGGCAACG ACTTCAACCTCACTGGTCTCAGTCGTGGTGGACAGCAGATCCAGAGGAGTCGAGACACTTATGTCAAGGCCGTTGGCACGTTGGTGGAACTGGCCTCGCTCCAG actGCATTcaccatcctcgacgaggtcattCGCGCGACCAACCGCCGTGTCAACGCgatcgagcacgtcgtcatCCCCAGGCTCGAGAACACGATCTCGTACATCAACTctgagctcgacgagatggacCG TGAAGAGTTCTTCCGCCTGAAGAAGGTgcagggcaagaagaagcgcgacgccgctcgtgccgagggcgagcgcgcaactgccaacgccgaggtcgaggctgctggcggcgaggtgcacAAGGACGACGGTattggcggcggtgctgcgggcggcggagacATGCTCGACCAGGACAAGGATGACGACGTTATTTTCTAG
- the SPT8 gene encoding Transcription factor SPT8 codes for MRSEDEEENDYEEDEDEDEEELRDDGGKEEADFEDDQFDDGEGDGEEGDGDDDEDDDDDDGDGDGDDEDDDEDDDDEDDDEDDDDDDGDNEDDGATGPADQEMDVEEAEVASRRSKTEELKPIVPGEQPPPPHMMRRKLFIPGYTEPPSSLTIEAIVGIPLPSAVHAIASTTCLSYLLTGSQDGFVRSYDFWGSVNGAQLMTAQQRAVVGLGEGVHKAGVGRGWWSCEVPVTDNAGASSSKTEPVFSLACQPDGIWALAGSQSGPINLYSLRHEPGHLITSLKGHSNVVSCLQLLDTEPHFISGSWDGAVKEWDLNTGQVVRTYPTHGAQVSSIGLRPLNAATSTSPPPENGDGPSISVNVGPDFFTADQKAEDGAAANGTTPGAPEPAVPAADVTMADGDADADGEGDDAKSAASYDPLFDDDDAEGEEESKAGDVTMADALAGSIVPAVSTPTPTVKPPSGLGLALPGGTPKASPGLALPGSTTTKATSPPTANGSSAPTPHLFGAAASAQASSSRAAAASIPLLSPTEYRQFSNDILLTSSMDGQVTLIDRRVPSSEGGEQTGVGRLMPGEKAPPWCMSATWLGDGNQVLAGRRNGTIDIWDVRKASSTAPNLLRTLKTPADSGPISCIVAFPDGRHIATASQDNIRLWNTLEYYQPEESIKKSRSRPPFRIIAGHHGGIISSMIVDPTSRFLITASGDRGWQGESTKVVLIHEIKW; via the exons atgagGAGCGAGGACGAAGAAGAGAACGActacgaggaggacgaggatgaggatgag GAGGAGCTCCGGGATGATGGCGGAAAGGAAGAGGCCGA CTTCGAAGACGACCAGTTCGACGATGGAGaaggcgatggcgaggagggcgatggGGATGACGATGaagatgacgatgacgacgatggagatggagatggagacgatgaggatgacgatgaggacgatgacgatgaagacgacgatgaggacgatgacgatgacgatggcgACAATGAGGACGATGGAGCCACCGGCCCGGCCGACCAGGAGATggatgtcgaggaggccgaag TTGCCTCGCGGCGGTCCAAgaccgaggagctcaagcCCATCGTTCCCGGCgagcagccaccaccgccgcatATGATGCGCCGGAAGCTCTTCATCCCAGGCTATACCGAGCCGCCATCGTCCTTGACGATCGAGGCCATCGTTGGCATcccgctgccgtcggccGTGCACGCCatcgcgtcgacgacctgccTCTCGTACCTCCTCACCGGGTCGCAGGACGGATTCGTCCGCTCGTACGACTTTTGGGGCAGCGTCAACGGCGCCCAGCTCATGAcagcgcagcagcgtgcagtcgtcggcctcggtgaagGCGTGCACAAGGCTGGTGTTGGACGAGGATGGTGGTCGTGCGAGGTGCCAGTCACGGAcaacgccggcgcgtccAGCAGCAAGACGGAGCCCGTGTTCAGTCTGGCGTGCCAGCCAGATGGCATCTGGGCGCTGGCAGGTTCTCAG TCTGGTCCCATCAATCTCTACTCCCTCCGCCACGAGCCAGGCCACCTCATCACGTCGCTCAAGGGCCACAGCaacgtcgtgtcgtgtctcCAGCTGCTAGATACCGAACCGCACTTCATCAGTGGATCATGGGACGGAGCAGTGAAG GAGTGGGACTTGAATACGGGCCAAGTGGTTCGGACGTATCCTACGCACGGTGCGCAAGTATCGTCTATCGGACTACGACCCCTCAACGCCGCGACGTCCACCTCACCACCTCCTGAGAACGGTGACGGGCCAAGCATATCAGTTAATGTCGGGCCAGACTTCTTCACGGCGGATCAGAAGGCTGAGGATGGGGCAGCAGCCAACGGCACGACGCCCGGGGCACCAGAACCAGCTGTTCCCGCGGCCGACGTGACGATGGCGGATGGCGACGCGGACGCAGATGGCGAAGGCGATGATGCCAAGAGCGCAGCATCCTACGACCCGCTcttcgacgacgatgatgcagaaggcgaggaggagtcCAAGGCAGGTGACGTGACCATGGCCGACGCGTTGGCAGGCTCGATCGTGCCCGCAgtctcgacgccgacaccaacgGTCAAACCCCCAAGCGGGCTGGGTCTCGCACTGCCCGGGGGAACGCCCAAGGCGTCGcccggcctcgcgctcccaggaagcacgacgacgaaagcgacctcgccgccgaccgccaACGGGTCATCAGCGCCCACGCCTCACCTgttcggcgccgcggcgtccgcacaggccagcagctcgagagCAGCTGCGGCGAGCATCCCGCTCCTCTCGCCGACAGAGTATCGCCAGTTCTCGAACGACATCCTCCTCACGTCGTCGATGGACGGCCAGGTGACCCTCATCGACCGCCGCGTGCCGTCAAGCGAGGGCGGGGAGCAGACGGGCGTCGGAAGGCTGATGCCAGGCGAGAAGGCGCCACCATGGTGCATGTCG GCAACATGGCTCGGAGACGGCAACCAGGTGCTGGCGGGCAGGCGAAACGGCACAATCGACATCTGGGACGTGCGCAAAGCTTCGTCCACGGCACCCAACCTCCTCCGCACGCTCAAGACACCGGCCGACTCGGGACCAATCAGCTGTATCGTTGCGTTCCCCGATGGGCGGCACATTGCCACCGCGTCGCAGGACAACATCAGGCTGTGGAACACGCTCGAGTACTATCAGCCCGAGGAGAGCATCAAGAAgagccgctcgcgcccgccatTCCGCATCATTGCAGGGCACCATGGCGGTATCATCTCGTCGATGA TTGTCGACCCCACATCGCGCTTCCTCATcacggcgagcggcgaccgTGGCTGGCAGGGCGAGAGCACAAAGGTCGTGCTCATCCACGAGATCAAGTGGTAG
- the DAD1_0 gene encoding DASH complex subunit DAD1 — protein sequence MQPPTIIHKQQQSRRCNNNRSTTHTMSTSQQQQQAAEPDSYFERERQKLIQEISSGFEDLLTHTNVLNRTLEEVYGVGKDFNTVAELWGQFQKMAQTKQEPTSETGVPGTGGRNFGASVAR from the exons ATGCAGCCCCCTACCATAATTCACAAGCAACAACAATCGCGACGCTGCAACAACAATCgcagcaccacccacaccatgtCAACAtcacaacagcagcagcaggcagccgAGCCCGACTCGTactttgagcgcgagcgtcagaAGCTCATCCAGGAGATCTCGAGC ggCTTCGAGGACCTCCTCACCCACACCAACGTGCTCAACCGTACGCTGGAGGAGGTgtacggcgtcggcaaggacTTCAACACTGTCGCCGAGCTGTGGGGCCAGTTCCAGAAGATGGCGCAGACGAAGCAG GAGCCGACTTCCGAGACGGGCGTGCCGGGCACGGGAGGGCGCAACTTTGGAGCCAGCGTCGCGCGATAG
- the SPBC1683.06c gene encoding putative protein, with amino-acid sequence MAPHKIIIDTDPGVDDVLAILLALSSPEVEVALITAVFGNTHAPMTFSNLLKMYYNLGLEFAANPEARKRFPLVSSEKKTLVAIGENGPIGGEKHVATYFHGPDGLSNIGETHPEFSPPPSKPEDEHEFVKFVPRKGWEAILDVLRAEPAGTVSVVALGPLTNVAWAAREDPETFARVAEVVWMGGALDVPGNTSPVAEFNCFADPYAFAYLLDEVKKGAFRLVFAPLDITSPHMIPFSDLLHPADGPTKPTPLQAFTTSFLTRVRGLQAKFGLPDAMEMHDPVAVWYAIGNRGSPELAAGWSVKGRQFAVERNGEITRGMCVVDRRGTDESTGNRAEDEDLKGAGLTKESAATLGKEDKAASSAPLPLVITGTPGTPELRRLLLGRVFGTAV; translated from the exons ATGGCCCCTCACAAGATTATCATTGACACCGA CCCCGGAGTCGACGATGTGCTCGCTATCCTCCTCGCTCTGTCGTCG cccgaggtcgaggtcgcgcttaTCACTGCCGTGTTTG GCAACACGCACGCCCCAATGACGTTCAGCAACCTGCTCAAGATGTACTACAACCTGGGGCTCGAGTTCGCTGCCAAccccgaggcgcgcaagcgcTTCCCCCTCGTGTCGAGCGAGAAGAAGACGCTCGTCGCTATCGGCGAGAACGGACCCATCGGGGGCGAGAAGCACGTCGCGACGTACTTC CACGGTCCTGACGGCCTGTCAAACATTGGCGAGACGCACCCCGAGttctcgccgcccccgagcaagccagaggacgagcacgagtTTGTCAAGTTTGTGCCACGAAAGGGCTGGGAGGCGATTCTGGACGTGCTCCgtgccgagcccgccggcaCCGTGTCTGTCGTTGCCTTGGGACCTT TGACCAACGTTGCCTGGGCCGCCCGCGAGGACCCCGAGACGtttgcgcgcgtcgccgaggtcgtgtgGATGGGCGGTGCGCTCGACGTTCCGGGCAACACCTCCCCTGTCGCCGAGTTCAACTGCTTTGCCGACCCCTACGCCTTCGCctacctcctcgacgaggtgaaGAAGGGCGCCTTCCGCTTGGTcttcgcgccgctcgacatCACGTCGCCCCACATGATCCCGTTCTCTGACCTCCTGCACCCTGCCGACGGCCCCACGAAGCCCACGCCGCTGCAGGCGTTCACGACGTCGTTCCtcacgcgcgtgcgcggcctGCAAGCCAAGTTTGGCCTGCCCGACGCGATGGAGATGCACGACCCCGTGGCGGTGTGGTACGCGATCGGGAACCGCGGCagccccgagctcgccgccggctggtCGGTCAAGGGTCGGCAGTttgccgtcgagcgcaaCGGCGAGATCACGCGCGGCAtgtgcgtcgtcgaccgccgcggcaccgacgagtcgacgggcaaccgcgccgaggacgaggacctcaAGGGCGCCGGCCTGACCAAggagagcgcggcgacgctcggcaaggaggacaaggcggccagcagcgcgcccctgcccctcgtcatcaccggcacgccgggcacacccgagctgcgccgcctgctcctGGGGCGTGTGTTTGGCACGGCCGTCTAG